The following coding sequences are from one uncultured Desulfobacter sp. window:
- a CDS encoding glycosyltransferase N-terminal domain-containing protein has translation MIKCAFIPNFFKFYNILWGAALPFLKRHPRLAPTIDKRINPVHLQRADIWIQAASAGEAYLAVSIVQAMAPDRPVTILVTTTTDQGLEILKQMLLPDNFSSLISLFVDIFPFDSPKAMNKAVQQVNPAVMVLLETELWPAHLYALKGNRTPVLLVNGRLSKKSCRNYKFTKAFWQTLAPERILAISAEDAQRFSQVFSNTRIDIMDNIKFDRIKIQVTPDKESALATIVPRKLPLSIFASFRRQEETQIIEMIKALLEKVPEQVIALFPRHMHRIAPFLKKLNKNGIKAYKGSRISSVLTGPAIILWDKFGDLHQAYAHADVVFVGGSLAPLGGQNFMEPAGLGIPTVIGPHWQDFTWVGSDIFNTGAVTRCKNGQDAVKAMCRHLLTSKNRQPHIDAVNNYILQKQGGAQTAANTIWEIWVTGSQMRLNVSSTREIPSNPLFNTANKDVE, from the coding sequence ATGATAAAGTGTGCTTTTATACCCAATTTTTTCAAATTTTACAATATCCTGTGGGGTGCGGCCCTGCCTTTTTTAAAACGGCACCCACGGCTTGCCCCAACCATTGACAAGCGTATCAACCCGGTTCACCTTCAACGGGCAGACATCTGGATACAGGCGGCATCGGCCGGTGAGGCGTATCTTGCCGTCTCCATTGTCCAGGCCATGGCCCCGGACAGGCCTGTTACCATACTGGTGACCACCACCACGGATCAGGGCTTAGAAATTCTGAAACAAATGCTGCTACCCGACAATTTTTCTTCCCTTATCAGCCTGTTTGTTGACATATTTCCCTTTGACAGCCCAAAAGCAATGAACAAAGCCGTGCAACAAGTAAATCCGGCAGTCATGGTGTTACTGGAGACCGAACTGTGGCCGGCCCATCTTTATGCCCTAAAAGGTAATCGCACCCCGGTATTGCTCGTCAACGGCAGATTATCAAAAAAAAGTTGTCGCAATTACAAATTCACCAAAGCGTTCTGGCAAACGTTGGCCCCGGAACGCATCCTGGCCATCTCTGCAGAAGACGCCCAAAGATTTTCCCAGGTATTTTCCAACACCCGTATTGATATCATGGACAACATCAAATTTGACCGGATAAAAATCCAGGTGACGCCTGACAAAGAGTCTGCTTTGGCGACGATCGTTCCCCGGAAACTGCCCCTGTCTATCTTTGCCTCATTCCGCCGCCAGGAGGAGACGCAGATCATTGAGATGATAAAAGCCCTGTTAGAAAAGGTACCAGAACAGGTAATTGCCTTGTTTCCCAGACATATGCACCGAATTGCGCCATTTTTAAAAAAATTGAATAAAAACGGCATCAAGGCATACAAAGGCTCCCGGATATCATCCGTTCTCACCGGCCCGGCCATTATCCTGTGGGACAAATTCGGGGATCTGCACCAGGCCTACGCCCATGCCGACGTGGTGTTTGTGGGCGGAAGCCTTGCACCCCTAGGCGGCCAAAATTTCATGGAGCCCGCAGGCTTAGGCATCCCCACAGTCATCGGCCCCCACTGGCAGGATTTTACCTGGGTGGGAAGCGACATCTTCAATACGGGTGCCGTCACCCGATGCAAAAACGGACAAGATGCGGTTAAAGCCATGTGCAGACATCTGCTGACTTCTAAAAACAGACAGCCCCATATTGATGCGGTGAATAACTACATTTTACAAAAACAGGGCGGGGCTCAGACTGCTGCGAATACCATTTGGGAAATATGGGTGACAGGATCTCAGATGCGTTTAAACGTTTCTTCGACCAGGGAGATCCCCTCGAACCCTTTATTCAACACGGCAAATAAAGATGTCGAGTAA